The Fervidibacillus albus genome contains a region encoding:
- the bet gene encoding phage recombination protein Bet, with protein MGNELMSKAVEFSVNGEQIKLTGNTVRNYLIHGNGKVSDQEVVMFINLCKYQKLNPFLNEAYLIKFGNQPAQIVVSKEAFMKRAESHPNYEGFQAGIIVERNGEMVEIEGAVKLKNDVLVGGWCKVFRNDRKVPIVSKISLEEFNKEQATWKQMPLNMIRKSAIVNGLREAFPDSLGAMYTEDDAEVERSETEQEVQDEVIKNANHEVIDIDFEEASKLNKEQNEQITLDESVTEGPGF; from the coding sequence ATGGGGAACGAGTTAATGTCGAAGGCAGTTGAGTTTTCAGTAAACGGTGAGCAGATCAAGCTTACCGGCAATACCGTAAGAAATTATCTGATTCATGGAAATGGAAAAGTTTCGGATCAAGAAGTAGTGATGTTTATTAATCTTTGCAAATACCAAAAGCTAAATCCATTCCTTAATGAAGCGTATCTCATTAAGTTTGGAAATCAGCCAGCACAAATTGTTGTTTCAAAAGAAGCATTTATGAAACGTGCTGAAAGCCATCCAAATTACGAAGGATTCCAGGCTGGTATCATTGTAGAGCGGAATGGCGAAATGGTCGAAATTGAAGGTGCAGTGAAACTTAAAAATGATGTTTTAGTAGGGGGATGGTGCAAAGTATTTCGTAATGATCGCAAAGTCCCAATCGTATCAAAAATAAGTTTAGAGGAATTTAATAAAGAACAAGCCACATGGAAACAGATGCCACTTAATATGATTCGTAAGTCTGCTATTGTGAATGGGTTAAGAGAAGCCTTTCCAGATTCTCTTGGTGCCATGTACACAGAGGACGATGCAGAAGTTGAACGTTCAGAAACAGAACAAGAAGTACAAGATGAAGTCATTAAAAACGCTAATCATGAAGTTATTGATATTGATTTTGAAGAAGCGTCCAAATTGAATAAAGAACAAAATGAACAAATTACATTAGATGAAT